Proteins from a single region of Runella sp. SP2:
- a CDS encoding S1 RNA-binding domain-containing protein, whose amino-acid sequence MSNRRLRMGQYNRLKVIKQLDFGIYLDGYEDEILVPKQYVPADIQIGDFLDVFIYRDSEDRAIGTTLEPYGTVGEFVYLTVTMVTSLGVFMDWGLPKDLFIPFKQQRDNMLVGKSFLIFIHLDTKTDRIVGSAKIERFLEEDISELSEGMQVDILPYEYTDMGIKALINQRYLGVLYRDEVFKNIELGKTISGFIKKIREDQKIDLALVEQSYNRIEGSKSDVYQQLQAANGFLPFNDKSDPAAIYRTFGMSKKDFKKAIGGLLKEGKISIKEDGIHGVAS is encoded by the coding sequence ATGAGCAATCGTCGTTTGAGAATGGGACAGTACAACCGCTTGAAAGTCATTAAGCAGTTGGATTTTGGGATTTATCTCGATGGCTACGAAGATGAGATTTTAGTACCCAAACAGTACGTACCCGCCGACATTCAAATCGGGGATTTTTTGGACGTTTTTATCTATCGTGATTCTGAAGACCGCGCCATTGGTACCACACTTGAACCCTACGGAACGGTGGGCGAGTTTGTGTATTTGACGGTCACGATGGTCACTTCCTTGGGTGTTTTTATGGATTGGGGACTTCCTAAAGACCTTTTTATTCCGTTCAAACAACAACGTGATAATATGCTCGTGGGTAAAAGCTTTTTGATTTTTATCCACCTCGATACCAAAACCGATCGTATTGTGGGTTCGGCTAAAATTGAGCGCTTTTTGGAGGAAGATATTTCGGAACTTTCGGAAGGGATGCAAGTCGATATTTTACCTTACGAATACACCGACATGGGTATCAAAGCCCTTATCAATCAGCGGTATTTGGGGGTATTGTACCGCGATGAAGTATTCAAAAACATCGAACTGGGCAAAACAATTAGTGGATTTATCAAAAAAATAAGAGAAGACCAAAAAATAGACTTGGCGTTGGTTGAGCAATCGTACAACCGCATAGAAGGCAGTAAATCAGACGTTTATCAGCAACTTCAAGCCGCTAATGGGTTTCTTCCTTTCAACGACAAATCAGACCCTGCGGCGATTTATCGCACCTTTGGAATGTCTAAAAAAGACTTCAAGAAGGCCATCGGTGGGTTGCTGAAAGAAGGAAAAATCAGCATCAAGGAAGATGGGATTCACGGCGTAGCTTCTTAG
- a CDS encoding peptidoglycan DD-metalloendopeptidase family protein — MIEQLLLRHDFAPVVPFQWSKGNYLVLDFTDNNPDLATVDLQNSEVFSDYVFGKLQQAKVVVGVGGYNEHRTIYRRSAHFQQTDEPRCIHLGVDIWASAGTPVFAPLDGKVHSFANNANFGDYGPTIILEHQLEGITFYSLYGHLSEESLRGLYEGKFIEEGDRFASFGNYPINGDWPPHLHFQLMTDLLGLKGDFPGVCSLAEREKFLQLCPNPNFILKIEGL; from the coding sequence TTGATTGAGCAATTACTTCTTCGTCACGACTTTGCCCCTGTGGTTCCTTTTCAATGGTCGAAGGGCAACTACCTTGTGCTTGATTTTACGGACAACAACCCCGACCTAGCCACCGTCGATTTGCAAAACAGTGAAGTCTTTTCAGACTATGTTTTTGGAAAGCTTCAACAAGCCAAAGTGGTGGTAGGTGTCGGTGGCTATAACGAACACCGCACGATTTACCGCCGCAGTGCGCATTTCCAACAAACCGACGAGCCGCGTTGTATTCATTTGGGCGTTGACATTTGGGCGTCGGCGGGTACACCCGTCTTTGCCCCACTCGACGGCAAGGTGCATAGTTTTGCCAATAATGCTAACTTTGGCGACTACGGCCCAACGATTATTTTGGAACATCAACTTGAAGGAATAACCTTTTACTCATTATATGGACACCTCAGCGAAGAATCCTTGCGGGGGCTTTACGAAGGGAAATTCATCGAAGAAGGAGATCGTTTTGCGAGTTTTGGCAATTATCCCATCAATGGCGATTGGCCCCCTCACCTGCATTTTCAGCTAATGACTGACTTGCTCGGCCTCAAAGGAGACTTCCCTGGCGTATGTTCATTGGCAGAACGAGAAAAGTTTTTGCAACTTTGTCCCAATCCGAATTTTATTTTAAAAATCGAAGGGCTATAA
- a CDS encoding DUF1080 domain-containing protein, producing the protein MKKTVSLVALLFLATAGFAQKAKTGKWISLFDGKSLAGWKVGENASSFKVEDGAIVVNGPRGHLFYDGEINGHDFKNFEYKAQVMTFPSANSGMYIHTKYQEKGWPSKGYEIQVNNSHTDWRRTGSVYGVQDLKDVFVNDNEWYTEHIIVEGKRIRVKINDKTVIDYTEPEEVGQKITEGRKISNGTFALQAHDPKSKVMYKDIMVKVLPD; encoded by the coding sequence ATGAAAAAAACGGTTAGTCTTGTCGCACTACTCTTTTTGGCGACGGCTGGGTTTGCCCAAAAAGCAAAAACAGGAAAATGGATTTCACTTTTTGACGGAAAATCGTTGGCAGGTTGGAAAGTAGGCGAAAACGCGAGTTCGTTCAAAGTCGAAGACGGCGCTATTGTGGTCAATGGCCCACGCGGGCACTTGTTTTACGATGGTGAAATCAACGGCCACGACTTCAAAAATTTTGAATACAAAGCCCAAGTGATGACCTTCCCAAGTGCCAATTCGGGGATGTATATTCATACCAAATACCAAGAAAAAGGCTGGCCTTCCAAAGGATACGAAATTCAAGTAAATAACTCACACACCGACTGGCGCCGCACAGGAAGTGTGTATGGCGTGCAAGATTTGAAAGATGTGTTTGTCAACGACAACGAATGGTACACCGAGCACATCATCGTGGAAGGCAAGCGTATTCGGGTCAAAATCAACGACAAAACGGTGATTGACTACACCGAACCCGAGGAAGTAGGACAGAAAATTACGGAAGGCCGTAAAATCAGCAACGGCACTTTTGCCCTCCAAGCCCACGACCCCAAAAGCAAAGTGATGTACAAAGACATCATGGTGAAGGTACTGCCAGATTAA
- a CDS encoding Rpn family recombination-promoting nuclease/putative transposase, with protein sequence MRLAKAFFYWLGSCSKEKAVFLDFNSDKMVVKERYINPFTDFGFKKLFGTELNKDLLIDFLNEVILPKNKKIADLKYRNNERLGQTEVDRKAIFDLYCMSSNGERFIVEMQKAKQNYFKDRSVFYSTFPIQEQAETGDWNYQLTSIYTVGVLDFTFSHEEHGNAQKEVRHEVKLKNQNCEIFYDKLTFIYLEMPHFTKNEEQLETAYDKWLYVLKHLPNLTERPEKLQERIFQRLFDAAEIAKFSSEEKVQYEESLKSYRDLKNVIDTAFDEGEAKSKMQIAVNMLKKGLSIELISEVTGLSTAEIIQIQKGN encoded by the coding sequence ATGAGGCTTGCAAAAGCCTTTTTTTATTGGCTAGGCAGTTGTAGTAAGGAAAAAGCCGTATTTTTAGACTTTAATAGTGACAAAATGGTGGTCAAAGAAAGATACATAAATCCATTTACTGATTTTGGATTTAAAAAGTTGTTCGGTACAGAACTGAACAAAGACTTACTGATTGATTTTTTGAATGAAGTAATATTGCCTAAAAACAAGAAAATTGCAGATTTAAAATATCGTAACAATGAACGATTAGGGCAAACAGAAGTCGATAGAAAAGCCATCTTCGACTTATATTGTATGAGTTCTAACGGAGAGCGTTTTATTGTAGAAATGCAAAAAGCTAAACAAAATTATTTTAAGGACAGAAGTGTATTTTATTCAACCTTCCCTATTCAAGAACAAGCAGAAACGGGTGATTGGAACTATCAACTGACGTCAATTTATACCGTTGGAGTGCTAGATTTTACTTTTAGCCATGAAGAACATGGAAATGCTCAAAAAGAAGTAAGGCATGAGGTAAAGTTGAAGAACCAAAATTGTGAAATTTTCTATGATAAATTGACTTTTATCTATCTTGAAATGCCTCATTTTACAAAAAATGAGGAACAACTAGAGACAGCCTACGACAAATGGTTATATGTTTTGAAACATTTACCAAACTTAACAGAACGCCCTGAAAAATTACAAGAAAGGATATTCCAGCGCTTATTTGATGCGGCAGAGATTGCCAAATTTAGCTCAGAGGAAAAAGTACAATATGAGGAAAGTTTAAAATCATACCGTGACCTCAAAAATGTAATCGACACTGCTTTTGATGAGGGAGAAGCTAAAAGTAAAATGCAAATCGCTGTGAATATGCTTAAAAAGGGGTTGTCCATTGAATTGATTAGTGAAGTGACGGGACTTTCTACGGCTGAAATTATCCAAATACAGAAAGGAAATTGA